The following are encoded in a window of Rosa chinensis cultivar Old Blush chromosome 4, RchiOBHm-V2, whole genome shotgun sequence genomic DNA:
- the LOC112198332 gene encoding zinc finger protein 7 — MITVPNLNLEFESDNLEVTSQVTSNNIAQQDETPDPSKDSTTTSSCLTNQTNLEQNPGPMFLDLSLQFSSNDLELKGMAGETNSEIEAAPDSEAAIPRVFSCNYCKRKFFSSQALGGHQNAHKRERTMAKRALRMGMFPDHRYTSLASLPLHGSSASAFRSLGIEAHAAMHQNMLIQPDQRLPVPDTRGVARFQQQGYYGVPMPMPPMPMFMEDDDVAMFWPGSFRQVGEGIRGHFNVDQYAQNSRMINSGRTVPPKSSTSSSSSSPDLTLKL, encoded by the coding sequence ATGATAACAGTGCCAAACTTGAACTTGGAATTTGAGAGTGATAATTTAGAAGTCACAAGCCAAGTAACTTCCAACAACATAGCTCAGCAAGACGAAACCCCTGATCCCTCCAAGGACAGCACCACTACTTCTTCCTGTCTCACAAATCAGACAAACCTTGAACAAAATCCTGGGCCTATGTTCCTTGACTTATCACTCCAATTTAGCTCCAATGACCTCGAATTGAAGGGCATGGCAGGGGAGACTAACAGTGAAATAGAAGCAGCGCCTGATTCAGAAGCAGCAATTCCAAGGGTATTCTCGTGCAACTACTGTAAGCGCAAGTTCTTTAGCTCTCAAGCATTGGGCGGACATCAGAATGCTCATAAGAGGGAGAGGACAATGGCAAAGCGTGCATTGCGGATGGGAATGTTTCCTGATCACAGGTATACTAGCTTGGCATCTCTTCCCCTACAcggttcttctgcttctgcctTCCGGTCTCTTGGGATCGAAGCTCACGCTGCAATGCACCAAAACATGTTGATACAACCAGACCAGAGGCTACCTGTTCCTGACACAAGAGGTGTAGCAAGGTTTCAGCAGCAAGGCTACTATGGAGTGCCGATGCCAATGCCACCAATGCCAATGTTCATGGAAGATGATGATGTGGCTATGTTTTGGCCCGGGAGCTTTCGACAGGTGGGTGAGGGAATCCGAGGTCATTTCAATGTGGATCAATATGCCCAAAATTCACGAATGATCAATTCAGGAAGGACCGTGCCACCAAAAAGTAGTACaagttcatcatcttcttcacctGATCTTACTTTAAAGCTTTGA